One window from the genome of Candidatus Didemnitutus sp. encodes:
- a CDS encoding amidase translates to MAPDLATQEVARRIAALPSPLRSAALAWQADEAQLSAALARDTGPLRGLPYLAKDLFDVAGVPTRAGSAFLADVRATPGDSALVRRLREQGAVLAGKTHMVEFAAGLTGENRTYGDCPHPRLADRLAGGSSSGSAALVAAGVAPFALGSDTGGSVRVPAAFCGLYGFRLTPGDAFVRDAFPLSPTCDTAGWFTAFPQDLATLNRALLGVGAGADRAPRGGFLRAGKILPGVDSVLDDACARAAAQLATPLAAECEQALLATWTNAVDAYTTLVTHEAFTIHEPWLGRFRDRYDPGIWQRFVKAGQTTPEQLAAARAIFAVVRESFSALFREIDFLALPCAPVPAPTKAQCTPETRRAILTFTAPASLAGLPVMTVPVELPNGLSAGLQIVAPRVSSPVFEWILARCAEQ, encoded by the coding sequence ATGGCGCCCGACCTCGCCACGCAGGAAGTCGCCCGCCGTATCGCCGCGCTCCCCTCCCCGCTCCGCTCCGCCGCGCTGGCTTGGCAGGCCGATGAAGCGCAACTCTCCGCCGCGCTCGCGCGCGACACCGGACCGTTGCGCGGCCTTCCCTACCTTGCCAAGGACCTGTTCGACGTCGCGGGCGTGCCCACGCGCGCCGGCTCCGCGTTCTTGGCGGATGTGCGTGCGACGCCCGGCGACAGCGCGCTCGTGCGTCGTCTGCGCGAACAAGGTGCAGTGCTCGCGGGGAAAACCCACATGGTCGAATTCGCCGCCGGCCTCACCGGCGAAAACCGCACCTACGGCGACTGCCCGCATCCGCGCTTGGCCGATCGGCTCGCCGGCGGCTCCAGCAGCGGTTCCGCGGCGCTCGTGGCCGCGGGCGTGGCGCCCTTTGCGCTCGGCTCCGACACCGGCGGCTCGGTGCGCGTGCCGGCGGCGTTCTGCGGGTTGTATGGATTTCGTCTCACGCCGGGCGATGCATTCGTGCGCGACGCTTTTCCACTCTCGCCGACGTGCGACACCGCCGGCTGGTTCACCGCGTTTCCGCAGGATCTGGCGACCCTGAACCGTGCGTTGCTCGGAGTCGGCGCAGGCGCGGATCGCGCGCCGCGCGGCGGTTTCCTTCGCGCCGGGAAGATTCTTCCGGGCGTCGATTCCGTGCTCGACGACGCGTGCGCCCGCGCCGCCGCCCAACTGGCCACGCCGCTGGCCGCCGAATGCGAACAGGCTCTGCTCGCAACCTGGACGAACGCCGTGGACGCCTACACCACGCTCGTCACGCATGAGGCCTTCACGATTCACGAGCCGTGGCTCGGTCGATTTCGCGACCGCTACGATCCCGGCATCTGGCAGCGGTTCGTCAAGGCCGGCCAGACCACGCCAGAGCAGCTCGCGGCGGCGCGCGCGATCTTTGCCGTCGTGCGCGAGTCGTTCAGCGCGTTGTTCCGCGAGATCGATTTTCTCGCTTTGCCTTGCGCGCCGGTGCCCGCGCCGACGAAAGCGCAATGCACGCCCGAGACACGGCGCGCGATCCTGACGTTCACGGCGCCAGCTTCGCTGGCCGGATTGCCGGTGATGACGGTTCCGGTCGAGCTGCCGAACGGCCTGAGTGCCGGTCTGCAAATCGTTGCACCGCGCGTCAGCAGCCCGGTCTTCGAATGGATCCTAGCGCGCTGCGCCGAACAATGA
- a CDS encoding NCS2 family permease, translating into MLARLFQFERHRTTAAREIQAGITTFAAMAYILAVNPAILAAAGIPRGGLVTVTALAAAASTLIMGLVTNFPLALAPGMGINAYFAFTVCLGLGVPWQSALGLVFVNGLAFLALSVSGIREKIINIIPFQLKMAITCGVGLFIAFIGLKNGGLVVADANTLVTHGNLGAPSVLLFFAGLLLTIILVTRNVPGAIILSILGITLAGLVIPDGKGGHLTNWPEHVVSLPASMGDTFLKLNFDYFTQDPVKATTVVLTLLLIALFDNIGTLVGVAQRAGLLDAEGKLPGAGKALISDSIGVILSSLFGTSNVVSYVESASGVAAGGRTGLVSVTVAMLFLGALFFTPLILAVPAVATAPALVVVGIFMFQSVADLNLKDFHEAAPAFLIILGTPLTFSIAEGIGLGLLAFALVYLFTGRARQVSWLIYVLAAIFGAHLFRDLFARFF; encoded by the coding sequence ATGCTCGCTCGCTTGTTTCAGTTCGAACGCCACCGCACCACCGCGGCCCGCGAAATCCAGGCCGGCATCACGACGTTTGCCGCGATGGCCTACATCCTCGCGGTGAACCCCGCGATCCTCGCCGCCGCCGGCATCCCGCGCGGTGGACTCGTGACCGTCACCGCGCTCGCCGCGGCGGCGAGCACGTTGATCATGGGGCTCGTGACGAACTTCCCGCTGGCGCTCGCGCCGGGTATGGGAATCAACGCCTACTTCGCGTTCACCGTGTGCCTCGGACTCGGCGTGCCGTGGCAATCGGCGCTCGGCCTCGTGTTCGTGAACGGTCTCGCGTTCCTCGCGCTCTCCGTTTCCGGCATCCGCGAGAAGATCATCAACATCATCCCGTTTCAGCTGAAGATGGCGATCACGTGCGGCGTGGGCCTCTTCATCGCTTTCATCGGATTGAAGAACGGCGGACTCGTCGTCGCGGACGCAAACACGCTCGTGACGCACGGCAACCTCGGGGCACCGTCCGTGCTGCTGTTTTTCGCCGGCCTGCTGCTGACGATCATCCTCGTCACGCGCAACGTCCCAGGCGCGATCATCCTCTCGATCCTCGGCATCACGCTCGCGGGCCTCGTCATTCCTGACGGCAAGGGCGGACATCTCACCAACTGGCCCGAACACGTCGTGTCGCTGCCGGCGTCGATGGGCGACACGTTCCTCAAGCTCAACTTCGACTACTTCACGCAGGACCCGGTCAAGGCGACGACGGTCGTCCTCACGCTGCTGCTCATCGCGCTGTTCGACAACATCGGCACGCTCGTCGGCGTGGCGCAGCGCGCGGGTTTGCTCGATGCGGAGGGCAAATTGCCCGGCGCGGGCAAGGCGCTGATCTCGGACTCGATCGGCGTGATCCTCTCGTCTCTCTTCGGCACGTCGAACGTCGTCAGCTACGTCGAGTCCGCTTCGGGTGTCGCCGCGGGAGGCCGCACCGGACTCGTGAGCGTGACCGTCGCGATGTTGTTTCTCGGCGCGCTGTTCTTCACGCCGTTGATCCTCGCCGTGCCGGCGGTCGCGACCGCGCCAGCGCTCGTGGTGGTCGGTATCTTCATGTTCCAATCCGTGGCGGATCTGAACTTGAAGGATTTCCACGAAGCTGCGCCGGCGTTCCTGATCATCCTGGGCACGCCACTCACGTTCAGCATCGCCGAAGGCATCGGGCTCGGCCTGCTGGCGTTCGCTCTGGTTTATCTTTTCACCGGCCGCGCTCGCCAGGTTTCGTGGTTGATCTACGTGCTCGCCGCGATCTTCGGCGCGCATCTGTTCCGCGATCTCTTCGCGCGCTTCTTCTAA
- a CDS encoding transporter, whose translation MRPAARLFFLLVATGFSSTRLAAQFTDAPQTVARGEWLVETDLATGAYDRYTPARDGVRTRSVSLAVAQLTTGVMENVDVQIGIESWRDEDSSGAGVDECVRGTGGVYVRAKWKFWEAADGTALALLPYYQFRDTVSSRLRPTVSQFGVIVPFYRPLDEAWSFSAQAEVDWLDNGAGAREDWWAGYAVFARTLNKRWSWYWETTASAAGGRGRWATQSGLGIVWQMTEKFSWDAALYAGVNRAAPDWYPALRFVWAF comes from the coding sequence ATGCGCCCTGCTGCTCGTCTCTTTTTCCTGCTTGTTGCGACCGGATTCTCGTCCACGCGACTGGCGGCGCAGTTCACCGATGCGCCGCAAACCGTCGCGCGCGGCGAGTGGCTGGTGGAGACCGACCTCGCGACCGGCGCCTACGATCGCTATACGCCGGCCCGGGATGGCGTGCGCACGCGCAGCGTTTCGCTGGCGGTGGCGCAGCTCACCACCGGAGTGATGGAAAACGTCGATGTGCAGATCGGGATCGAGAGCTGGCGCGACGAGGATTCCTCCGGCGCGGGTGTGGACGAGTGCGTGCGCGGCACCGGCGGCGTCTATGTGCGCGCGAAGTGGAAATTCTGGGAGGCGGCCGACGGAACCGCGCTGGCGTTGCTGCCTTACTATCAGTTTCGCGACACCGTGTCGTCCCGCTTGCGGCCGACCGTTTCGCAGTTCGGTGTGATCGTGCCGTTCTATCGTCCGCTGGACGAAGCCTGGTCGTTCTCCGCGCAGGCCGAGGTCGATTGGCTCGACAATGGCGCGGGCGCGCGGGAGGACTGGTGGGCCGGCTACGCGGTCTTCGCGCGCACGCTGAACAAGCGCTGGAGCTGGTATTGGGAAACGACTGCGAGCGCCGCCGGCGGTCGCGGGCGATGGGCGACGCAATCGGGACTGGGGATCGTCTGGCAAATGACTGAGAAGTTCTCGTGGGACGCGGCGCTTTACGCAGGCGTCAATCGCGCGGCACCCGACTGGTATCCCGCTTTGCGGTTCGTCTGGGCGTTTTGA
- a CDS encoding amidohydrolase, producing the protein MPNVDAHVHLYPPEVAADPEAWAAARGETHWARLCTRRRQNGAPVQLFPSVDELLRDMDAARIDRSVLLGWYWEKPATCAAQNRFYERCVRAHPDRLAACAAVHPDDLAELRRARDAGFCGVGELSPHSQGLASDDPRVTELLQCAGELKLPVNLHVTDPASRRYDGWVATPLDDFARWARELPETRFVLAHWGGGMAFDPASRALANVWFDTAASPLLYDATAWQRAVTAVGAERLLFGSDYPLRLFPRDDAGSGLARFAGEARANLSREAWAAVMGGNATSLFGAAR; encoded by the coding sequence ATGCCGAACGTCGACGCGCACGTGCACCTCTATCCGCCGGAAGTCGCGGCCGACCCTGAGGCGTGGGCGGCGGCTCGCGGCGAGACGCATTGGGCGCGCCTTTGCACGCGCCGCCGCCAGAACGGGGCGCCGGTGCAGTTGTTCCCGAGCGTGGATGAGTTGTTGCGCGACATGGATGCGGCGCGGATCGACCGCTCGGTGTTGCTCGGTTGGTATTGGGAAAAACCGGCGACGTGCGCCGCGCAGAATCGCTTCTACGAGCGCTGTGTCCGCGCACACCCGGACCGCCTCGCGGCCTGCGCCGCGGTGCATCCGGACGACCTCGCGGAATTGCGCCGCGCGCGCGACGCGGGTTTCTGCGGCGTCGGTGAACTCTCGCCGCATTCGCAGGGCCTCGCGAGTGACGATCCGCGGGTGACCGAATTGCTACAGTGCGCGGGCGAACTGAAGTTGCCGGTGAACCTGCACGTCACCGATCCCGCGAGCCGCCGCTACGACGGCTGGGTCGCGACGCCGTTGGATGACTTCGCGCGCTGGGCGCGGGAGCTGCCGGAAACGCGTTTCGTGCTCGCACATTGGGGCGGGGGCATGGCGTTCGATCCGGCCAGTCGCGCGCTGGCGAACGTGTGGTTCGACACCGCCGCCTCGCCGTTGCTCTACGATGCGACGGCGTGGCAGCGCGCGGTCACGGCGGTGGGCGCGGAGCGATTGCTCTTCGGTTCGGACTATCCGTTGCGCCTGTTTCCGCGCGATGATGCGGGGAGCGGCCTGGCGCGTTTTGCGGGCGAAGCGCGGGCGAATCTTTCGCGCGAGGCGTGGGCCGCCGTCATGGGCGGCAACGCGACGTCATTGTTCGGCGCAGCGCGCTAG
- a CDS encoding Nramp family divalent metal transporter yields MDTETASSQSEAGWRHSRAARSLPEAHGTVSVPAGASFWRKLLAFSGPGYLVAVGYMDPGNWATDLAGGSQFGYTLLSVILLSNLMAILLQSLCAKLGIATGRDLAQACCDHYPRPISNALWFLCEIAICACDLAEVIGTAIALNLLFHIPLLWGVILTALDVMLVLFLAHRGFRYLEAVVVSLVTLIGLCFGLEILFSRPDVREVLGGFLPTTQILTNPEMLYIAIGILGATVMPHNLYLHSSIVQTRKYEPTPAGKREAIKFATIDSTLALMFALFINASILIVSAAVFHKAGNHEVAEIQDAYKLLTPMLGVGAASTIFAVALLASGQNSTLTGTLAGQIVMEGFLNLRLRPWLRRLITRALAIIPAAIVAGLYGESGTAKLLVFSQVVLSLQLPFAVIPLVQFTSDRVKMGEFVNPAWVKYAAWAVSAIIVALNAKLLYDFVAS; encoded by the coding sequence ATGGACACCGAAACCGCATCATCTCAATCCGAGGCCGGCTGGCGGCACTCTCGCGCCGCGCGCAGCCTGCCCGAGGCGCACGGCACCGTGTCCGTGCCGGCGGGTGCGAGTTTCTGGCGCAAGCTTCTCGCGTTCTCTGGGCCGGGCTACTTGGTGGCGGTGGGATATATGGACCCGGGCAACTGGGCCACCGATCTCGCGGGCGGATCGCAGTTCGGCTATACCCTGCTGAGCGTCATCCTGCTCTCGAACCTGATGGCGATCCTGCTGCAGTCGCTGTGCGCGAAGCTCGGCATCGCCACCGGCCGCGACCTCGCGCAGGCGTGTTGCGACCACTACCCGCGGCCGATTTCGAATGCACTGTGGTTCCTCTGCGAAATCGCGATCTGCGCCTGCGATCTCGCCGAAGTCATCGGGACGGCGATCGCGCTGAATCTGCTGTTCCACATTCCGTTGCTGTGGGGCGTGATCCTTACGGCGCTCGACGTCATGCTGGTGCTTTTCCTCGCACATCGCGGCTTTCGCTATCTCGAGGCGGTCGTGGTATCGCTTGTGACGTTGATCGGTCTGTGTTTCGGCTTGGAAATACTTTTCTCGCGGCCCGATGTGCGCGAGGTGCTCGGCGGCTTTCTGCCGACGACGCAAATCCTCACGAATCCGGAGATGCTCTACATCGCGATAGGCATCCTCGGCGCGACCGTGATGCCGCACAATCTCTACCTGCATTCGTCGATCGTCCAGACGCGCAAATACGAGCCGACGCCTGCGGGCAAACGCGAGGCGATCAAGTTCGCCACCATCGACTCGACGCTCGCGCTGATGTTCGCGCTGTTCATCAACGCCTCGATCCTGATCGTCTCCGCCGCGGTGTTTCACAAGGCGGGCAACCACGAGGTCGCGGAGATCCAGGACGCCTACAAATTGCTCACCCCTATGCTCGGCGTCGGCGCGGCGAGCACGATCTTCGCCGTGGCGCTGCTCGCTTCGGGGCAGAATTCCACGCTTACCGGCACACTGGCCGGCCAGATCGTGATGGAGGGGTTTCTCAATCTGCGCCTTCGCCCCTGGCTGCGCCGCCTGATCACGCGGGCGCTCGCGATCATCCCCGCGGCGATCGTCGCCGGACTTTATGGCGAGAGCGGCACAGCGAAGCTGCTGGTGTTCTCGCAGGTGGTGCTGAGCTTGCAGTTGCCCTTCGCCGTGATTCCGCTCGTCCAGTTCACGAGCGATCGCGTCAAGATGGGCGAGTTCGTGAATCCGGCCTGGGTCAAATACGCGGCGTGGGCGGTCTCCGCGATCATCGTGGCGCTGAACGCCAAACTCCTCTACGACTTCGTCGCGTCCTGA
- a CDS encoding universal stress protein, whose protein sequence is MYRKILVALENGRADATLLPHIAELAGKLGSELLLLHVADGWAARNFEQLKLSESDEMRADRDYLARCAGELQSAGLVVTTQLALGNPPAEIVRAAAAEHCDLIALASHGHRLLGDLIHGSTIDAVRHATSTPLLVVRAVMKP, encoded by the coding sequence ATGTATCGCAAGATCCTCGTCGCCCTCGAAAACGGCCGCGCCGACGCGACCCTGCTCCCGCACATCGCCGAACTCGCGGGCAAGCTCGGGTCGGAGCTCCTGCTCCTGCACGTCGCCGATGGCTGGGCCGCGCGCAACTTCGAGCAGCTCAAGCTCAGCGAATCCGATGAGATGCGCGCGGACCGAGACTACCTTGCCCGCTGCGCGGGCGAACTGCAGAGCGCCGGGCTAGTGGTCACGACGCAGCTTGCGCTGGGCAATCCGCCGGCCGAGATCGTTCGCGCGGCCGCAGCCGAACACTGCGACCTTATCGCCCTCGCTTCGCACGGCCACCGGCTGCTCGGTGACCTCATCCACGGCAGCACGATCGACGCGGTGCGCCACGCGACGAGCACGCCGTTGCTCGTCGTCCGCGCGGTGATGAAACCTTAG